The Rhodopseudomonas palustris genome window below encodes:
- a CDS encoding TetR/AcrR family transcriptional regulator has translation MNERSKISDDPRRGAILQAAFDVFVEKGFDAATTAEIVRRAKTSKRTLYAFFASKQDILTALVRYGSQKLQPSPELPAPQNRAQFLAVLEQFGRGFLGELLHPERTAMYRLAIAEAGRGGALVARELDANGRQPVMRAATRFFDQAAARGIIRRADIATLLSVYFSVLIGFAQLQTLLGTEPPLDAEAIAQRAALATRAMERMMQPDNSDS, from the coding sequence ATGAATGAGCGATCGAAAATAAGCGACGATCCGCGCCGCGGGGCGATCCTGCAGGCGGCGTTCGACGTCTTCGTCGAAAAGGGCTTCGACGCTGCGACCACCGCCGAGATCGTCCGCCGGGCGAAAACCTCGAAGCGGACGCTGTACGCATTCTTCGCCAGCAAGCAGGACATCCTGACCGCGCTGGTGCGCTACGGCAGCCAGAAGCTGCAGCCGTCGCCGGAGCTACCGGCGCCGCAGAACCGCGCCCAGTTCCTCGCCGTGCTGGAGCAGTTCGGCCGCGGGTTTCTCGGCGAATTGCTGCATCCCGAGCGCACCGCGATGTATCGCCTGGCGATCGCCGAAGCCGGACGCGGCGGCGCGCTGGTGGCGCGCGAGCTCGACGCCAACGGCCGGCAGCCGGTGATGCGGGCGGCCACGCGATTCTTCGATCAGGCCGCGGCGCGCGGCATCATCCGGCGCGCGGACATCGCGACGCTGCTCAGCGTTTATTTCTCGGTGCTGATCGGCTTCGCGCAGTTGCAGACGCTGCTCGGCACCGAGCCGCCGCTCGACGCCGAGGCGATCGCCCAGCGCGCCGCACTGGCGACGCGGGCGATGGAGCGGATGATGCAGCCGGACAATTCGGACAGTTAG
- a CDS encoding YkvA family protein: MTTEHSVGFEPADKLAQDPESVRRRFWHKIKRVAAHLPFAEDILAAYYCAFDRQTPRHVQVALLGAIAYFVLPFDFMPDILPILGFTDDAAILATALRMVASNITPAHREAARNAMQRGLDEA, from the coding sequence ATGACCACCGAACACAGCGTTGGCTTCGAGCCGGCCGACAAGCTCGCGCAGGATCCCGAGAGCGTGCGCCGCAGGTTCTGGCACAAGATCAAGCGGGTCGCGGCGCATCTGCCGTTCGCCGAAGACATCCTCGCCGCCTATTACTGCGCGTTCGACCGCCAGACGCCGCGGCATGTCCAGGTCGCGCTGCTCGGCGCTATCGCCTATTTCGTGCTGCCGTTCGACTTCATGCCGGACATCCTGCCGATCCTCGGATTCACCGACGACGCCGCGATCCTCGCCACCGCGCTGCGCATGGTCGCGAGCAACATCACCCCCGCCCACCGCGAAGCGGCCCGCAACGCGATGCAGCGCGGACTGGACGAGGCTTAG
- a CDS encoding 4a-hydroxytetrahydrobiopterin dehydratase, whose product MVERLTGKERQQALQGLPGWSEVEGRDAIARSFVFEDFNEAFGFMTRAALVAEKADHHPEWRNVYKTVEVVLTTHDAGGVTVRDIELATAMNAIAAQFGVA is encoded by the coding sequence ATGGTCGAGCGGCTGACGGGCAAGGAGCGGCAGCAGGCGCTGCAGGGCTTACCAGGCTGGAGCGAGGTCGAGGGCCGCGATGCGATCGCGCGCAGCTTCGTGTTCGAGGATTTCAACGAGGCGTTCGGCTTCATGACTCGCGCCGCTCTGGTCGCCGAGAAGGCCGACCATCACCCGGAATGGCGCAACGTCTACAAGACCGTGGAGGTGGTGCTGACCACCCACGACGCCGGCGGCGTGACGGTACGCGACATCGAACTGGCGACGGCGATGAATGCGATCGCGGCGCAATTCGGTGTCGCGTGA